One window of the Haemorhous mexicanus isolate bHaeMex1 chromosome 15, bHaeMex1.pri, whole genome shotgun sequence genome contains the following:
- the LOC132334459 gene encoding uncharacterized protein LOC132334459: MRLSAGTRRIVQRQPQSTSAQQPVWARNTDHSTLQSPGCIYEWWFSALYPAVPQQGHRAQLVKALLLRLQHLARSSARTALPAAAPGAPGLLLRAAPSSAPRQPRKAAPSSAPRQPRRAAPSSATAQHSPPRTSPSSGTQLLSVSPWCSPPLLRDTAALCVPVVSPTPPQGYSRPLRPRGVPHPSSGIQPPSVSPWCPPPLLRDTAALSVPVVSPSPPQGYSCSQCPRGVPKPSCHGSHSSALLPWPVLTLPHTFPRPGAALSGTSVITV; the protein is encoded by the coding sequence ATGAGACTGTCGGCTGGAACCCGCAGAATTGTCCAGcggcagccccagagcacatcTGCACAACAACCCGTGTGGGCAAGGAACACAGACCACAGCACTCTGCAAAGCCCAGGCTGCATTTACGAGTGGTGGTTTTCAGCTCTGTACCCAGCAGTCCCTCAGCAGGGTCACCGAGCACAGCTTGTTAAAGCTCTCCTTCTTAGGCTGCAGCATCttgccaggagctctgcccGCACAGCGCTGCCagcggctgctcctggggcaccgGGGCTCCTGCTCAGGGCCGCACCGAGCTCGGCCCCGCGCCAGCCCCGCAAGGCCGCACCGAGCTCGGCCCCACGCCAGCCCCGCAGGGCCGCACCGAGCTCGgccactgcccagcacagcccgcCACGGACATCCCCCTCctcagggacacagctgctctcagtgtccccatggtgttCCCCACCCCTCCTCAGGGATACAGCTGCCCTCTGCGTCCCCGTGGTGTCCCCCACCCCTCCTCAGGGATACAGCCGCCCTCTGCGTCCCCGTGGTGTCCCCCACCCCTCCTCAGGGATACAGCCGCCCTCCgtgtccccgtggtgtccccCACCCCTCCTCAGGGATACAGCTGCTCTCAgtgtccccgtggtgtccccaagccctccTCAGGGATACAGCTGCTCTCAgtgtccccgtggtgtccccaagccctccTGCCATGGTAGCCACTCCTCAGCGCTGCTCCCCTGGCCTGTGCTCACTCTGCCACACACATTTCCCAGGCCTGGAGCAGCACTCAGTGGCACATCAGTGATTACTGTTTGA